In Triticum urartu cultivar G1812 chromosome 6, Tu2.1, whole genome shotgun sequence, the following proteins share a genomic window:
- the LOC125516865 gene encoding protein NOI4-like produces the protein MAQMEAGRTIPKFGAWDVNNPASADGFTVIFSKARDDKKAPVNVHKASRSADGKDARPDSKMNQSYSNSRPNTSKKWFCCVSPSPTQP, from the exons ATGGCTCAGATGGAGGCTGGCCGCACAATCCCCAAGTTCGGCGCCTGGGACGTGAACAACCCGGCCTCCGCCGACGGGTTCACGGTCATCTTCAGCAAGGCCAGGGATGACAAGAAGGCCCCCGTCAACGTGCACAAGGCCAGCAGGTCCGCCGACGGCAAGGACGCCAGGCCCGACTCCAAGATGAACCAGTCCTACAGCAACTCCAGGCCCAACACCTCG AAGAAATGGTTCTGCTGCGTGTCGCCGAGCCCCACGCAGCCCTGA
- the LOC125512469 gene encoding early nodulin-like protein 1 has product MASVIVLAAAAACCCILLAASVSPASPAPVVYSVGDERGWAVPAGNGTETYNHWAKKNRFQVGDVLDFKYAAKDSVLLVNHDDYKMCSTVTPLTRFADGDTKFKFDRTGFFFFVSGVPGHCEAGQRMIASVVGHSTLAAAPAKPPAVGVVGGHAPGPSPSPNQAVSAPESPSYGSSSGGSTSTTGFGPSPSTEPSGASRRALSTVTGLVASVVAMIALA; this is encoded by the exons ATGGCCAGCGTCATCGTcctcgctgctgctgctgcttgctgcTGCATTCTCCTCGCGGCCTCGGTGTCGCCGGCGTCGCCGGCGCCCGTGGTGTACAGCGTCGGCGACGAGAGGGGGTGGGCGGTGCCGGCCGGCAACGGCACCGAGACGTACAACCACTGGGCCAAGAAGAACCGCTTCCAAGTCGGCGACGTCCTGG ATTTCAAGTACGCGGCCAAGGACTCGGTGCTGCTGGTGAACCACGACGACTACAAGATGTGCAGCACGGTGACCCCCCTGACCCGGTTCGCGGACGGCGACACCAAGTTCAAGTTCGACCGgacgggcttcttcttcttcgtcagCGGCGTGCCGGGGCACTGCGAGGCGGGCCAGCGGATGATCGCCAGCGTCGTCGGGCACTCCACGCTGGCCGCCGCTCCGGCCAAACCGCCCGCCGTCGGCGTCGTCGGCGGCCACGCGCCCGGCCCCAGCCCCAGCCCCAACCAGGCGGTCTCGGCCCCGGAGTCCCCGTCGTACGGGTCCAGTTCTGGCGGATCCACCTCGACGACCGGTTTCGGACCCAGCCCGTCGACCGAGCCCAGTGGCGCGTCCAGGCGGGCGCTCTCCACTGTCACAGGGCTTGTCGCCAGTGTCGTCGCCATGATCGCGTTGGCGTGA